Proteins encoded in a region of the Phoenix dactylifera cultivar Barhee BC4 chromosome 3, palm_55x_up_171113_PBpolish2nd_filt_p, whole genome shotgun sequence genome:
- the LOC103698363 gene encoding LOW QUALITY PROTEIN: laccase-10-like (The sequence of the model RefSeq protein was modified relative to this genomic sequence to represent the inferred CDS: deleted 1 base in 1 codon) has translation MEAASTISMATLLLVLGTLLALPELSLASITRHYKFDIQRKNVTRLCHTRSIVTVNGEFPGPKIVAREGDRVIVRVVNHVKNNVTIHWHGVRQIQTGWADGPAYVTQCPIQTGQSYVYNFTIVGQRGTLFWHAHISWMRVTLYGPIIILPKRGVPYPFAKPYKEIPIMFGEWFNTDPEAVIAQALQTGAGPNVSDAYTINGLPGPLYNCSKDTFKLKVKPGKTYLLRMVNAALNDELFFSIANHTLTVVDVDAIYTKPFKTDIILITPGQTTNVLLQTKPSLPCASFLMAARPYATGLGAFDNTTTAGLLEYLPPGVSSPSTPSKNLTLSRPTLPSLNDTAFAANFTGKLRSLANAQFPANVPQTVDRRFYFTVGLGTSPCPTNQTCQGPNGTKFAASVNNISFALPSTALLQAHFFGQSKGVYTTDFPSNPPFPFNYTGTPPNNSFVTNGTKLVVLPFNASVELVMQDTSIQGIESHPLHLHGFNFFVVGQGFGNYDPAKDPAKFNLADPIERNTVGVPAGGWVAIRFRADNPGVWFMHCHLDVHTVWGLRMAWVVNDGPLPSQKLLPPPSDLPKC, from the exons ATGGAGGCTGCTTCGACCATCTCCATGGCCACCTTACTTCTAGTCTTGGGCACCCTCTTAGCACTCCCGGAGCTTTCGCTCGCGAGCATAACAAGGCACTACAAATTCGAC ATACAAAGGAAAAATGTTACGCGACTGTGCCACACCAGGAGCATCGTGACGGTGAATGGAGAGTTCCCCGGGCCTAAAATTGTCGCAAGAGAGGGCGATCGTGTGATCGTTAGGGTCGTCAACCATGTCAAGAACAATGTCACCATTCACTG GCATGGAGTTCGGCAGATACAAACTGGATGGGCAGATGGACCGGCATATGTTACCCAGTGCCCGATACAGACAGGCCAAAGCTATGTCTACAACTTCACGATCGTGGGCCAAAGAGGGACACTCTTTTGGCATGCCCACATTTCTTGGATGAGGGTCACCCTCTACGGGCCCATCATCATCCTTCCTAAACGTGGGGTTCCCTACCCTTTCGCCAAACCATACAAGGAAATCCCTATTATGTTTG GAGAGTGGTTTAATACTGATCCTGAGGCAGTAATAGCTCAGGCTCTACAGACAGGTGCAGGCCCCAATGTCTCCGATGCTTACACCATTAACGGGCTCCCCGGTCCCTTGTACAATTGTTCAAA AGATACGTTTAAGCTGAAGGTGAAGCCCGGGAAGACGTACCTCCTCCGCATGGTCAACGCTGCACTCAACGACGAGCTCTTCTTCAGCATCGCCAACCACACGCTCACCGTCGTCGATGTCGACGCCATCTACACGAAGCCCTTCAAGACCGACATCATCCTCATCACGCCAGGCCAAACCACCAACGTTCTCCTCCAAACCAAGCCCAGCCTCCCCTGCGCCAGCTTCCTCATGGCCGCCAGGCCCTACGCCACCGGTCTCGGAGCCTTCGACAACACCACCACCGCCGGCCTCCTCGAATACCTACCACCCGGCGTTTCCTCCCCCTCAACTCCATCCAAGAACCTCACACTCTCGAGACCGACTCTACCATCACTCAACGACACCGCCTTCGCCGCAAACTTCACCGGCAAGCTACGTAGCTTGGCAAACGCTCAGTTCCCGGCGAACGTGCCGCAGACCGTGGACAGACGGTTCTACTTCACGGTAGGCCTCGGAACAAGCCCATGCCCGACGAACCAGACCTGCCAAGGTCCCAATGGCACGAAATTTGCTGCCAGCGTGAACAACATCTCCTTCGCGTTGCCGAGCACCGCCCTCCTGCAGGCCCACTTCTTCGGGCAGTCGAAGGGGGTGTACACGACCGACTTCCCGAGCAATCCTCCCTTCCCCTTCAACTACACGGGGACTCCCCCAAACAACTCCTTCGTCACCAACGGGACCAAGCTGGTGGTGCTC CCTTTCAACGCGAGCGTGGAGCTTGTCATGCAGGACACCAGCATCCAGGGGATCGAGAGCCACCCATTGCACCTGCATGGCTTCAACTTCTTCGTGGTGGGCCAAGGATTCGGGAACTACGACCCGGCAAAGGACCCGGCCAAGTTCAATCTTGCAGACCCAATCGAGAGGAACACGGTCGGAGTGCCGGCTGGCGGCTGGGTCGCCATCCGATTCCGGGCCGACAACCCCG GTGTATGGTTCATGCACTGCCACCTGGACGTGCACACGGTCTGGGGCTTGAGGATGGCGTGGGTGGTGAACGATGGACCGCTCCCCAGTCAGAAGCTGCTGCCTCCACCGTCCGATCTTCCCAAGTGCTAG